The following coding sequences lie in one Cannabis sativa cultivar Pink pepper isolate KNU-18-1 chromosome 5, ASM2916894v1, whole genome shotgun sequence genomic window:
- the LOC115716933 gene encoding uncharacterized acetyltransferase At3g50280-like → MNDIKIRFISTTLVQPANLHHKDDGDDINHSELNGERLDLTPCDLRLLDLHHIQMGLLFHNKPPSDSDTNFIQHLQVTLSRTLDILYPLAGRLVKTINTDDETTCFHVNCDGAGVLFVHAVTDGITVADILEPVIIPNDIVYPLFFLNGVPNYEAAVSNLPLLAVQVTELVDGLFVACSANHAVIDGTSFWKFINVWSEISREGSYVNNGIVFNSDGGNFFLNLPIRVPFFYEDDHKENSSSLSSETDLQQKIMIHFSRERIIELKAKANAEMGFTNNEISSLQALMAHLWISVTRVRDLKSDDDVCYRVAMGLRSRLEPPLPEGYLGNAVLGVNVECKGGELLDRGLGWAAAQIREKIRSLTAIEARKYLEDWIERPTLAGVGKLPPNLLLSGGSHRFNVYGNDFGWGRPVAVRSGLGNKIDGKLTPFPGAEEGSVDFEVCLLPATIKLLVHNHHHI, encoded by the coding sequence ATGAACGACATCAAAATCCGATTCATCTCAACTACTCTCGTTCAGCCAGCGAATCTCCACCATAAGGATGATGGTGATGATATTAATCACAGTGAGTTAAACGGTGAACGACTAGACCTAACTCCGTGCGATCTTCGACTCCTCGATCTTCATCACATTCAAATGGGTCTTCTTTTTCATAACAAGCCACCGTCCGATTCCGATACAAACTTCATCCAACACTTACAAGTCACTCTCTCTCGTACGTTGGATATTCTTTATCCTCTCGCCGGCCGACTCGTCAAGACCATAAATACCGACGATGAAACTACTTGTTTCCACGTTAACTGTGACGGAGCCGGAGTCCTTTTCGTTCACGCCGTTACTGATGGCATCACAGTGGCGGATATTCTCGAGCCAGTCATTATCCCAAACGACATCGTTTACCCTCTGTTTTTCTTAAACGGAGTTCCCAACTACGAAGCCGCCGTTTCAAATCTACCTTTGTTGGCCGTGCAGGTAACTGAACTCGTCGACGGTCTCTTTGTCGCGTGTAGTGCGAACCATGCTGTCATTGACGGCACGTCATTCTGGAAGTTTATCAACGTTTGGTCAGAAATCTCACGCGAGGGCAGCTACGTTAATAACGGCATCGTTTTCAACTCAGACGGCGGCAATTTCTTCCTCAATCTCCCGATCCGAGTCCCATTCTTCTACGAAGATGATCATAAAGAAAACTCTTCTTCATTATCATCAGAAACTGATCTACAACAAAAGATCATGATCCATTTTTCCAGGGAAAGAATCATTGAGCTCAAGGCAAAAGCCAACGCCGAGATGGGGTTCACCAATAACGAGATCTCGTCTCTTCAAGCGCTGATGGCTCATCTTTGGATATCTGTGACACGTGTCAGGGATCTGAAATCCGACGATGATGTCTGTTACAGAGTAGCAATGGGGCTGAGATCAAGACTTGAGCCACCGCTGCCAGAAGGCTACCTGGGAAACGCGGTTCTTGGTGTGAACGTAGAGTGCAAAGGAGGGGAGCTATTGGATCGTGGATTGGGTTGGGCAGCGGCTCAAATTAGAGAAAAGATTCGTTCCCTTACGGCGATTGAAGCGAGAAAGTACTTGGAGGATTGGATTGAGAGGCCTACGTTAGCAGGTGTAGGAAAACTGCCGCCAAACTTATTGTTAAGTGGTGGTTCGCACCGGTTTAATGTCTACGGTAATGATTTTGGTTGGGGAAGACCAGTGGCGGTTCGAAGTGGTCTGGGCAATAAGATTGACGGTAAGCTAACGCCGTTTCCCGGGGCTGAAGAGGGAAGTGTTGACTTTGAAGTTTGTCTTTTGCCGGCTACAATTAAATTACTG